The Haloarcula sp. DT43 genome includes a region encoding these proteins:
- a CDS encoding Cdc6/Cdc18 family protein — translation MGMFERDTEIYLDRDALREDYQPENLVGRDTELNRYRAALQPVINGEQPNNIFLYGKTGVGKTAGTRYLIDHLEEDAAKYEDIDLTVKMLNCDGLSSSYQIATRLVNEFRDETSQISTTGYPRATVYDMLWTELDACGGTIYIVLDEVDHIEDDSILYQLPRARANANLSSAKIGIIGISNDFSFRDDLSPKVKSSLCEEEIQFPAYDAKELIQILQQRADVAFHDGVLEDGVIELCAAYGAKDAGDARQSLDLLMKTGDLARDKDTDTISESLVREARDVLERGRIQEGISGLTQHGHLVVYAMVTLDQEGKTPARTRDIRPRYTNFAEKAGIDPLVPRRMRDHLGELSMLGIISAIERNEGRRGGTYREYSLEMDPEMILAALEKTVDDVGIHKSVTNLVDNEAKLSDFQST, via the coding sequence ATGGGGATGTTCGAACGCGACACCGAGATATACCTTGACCGGGACGCTCTCCGGGAGGACTATCAGCCCGAGAACCTCGTCGGGCGCGACACCGAACTGAACAGATATCGGGCGGCTCTCCAGCCTGTCATCAACGGCGAACAGCCGAACAACATCTTCCTGTACGGGAAGACTGGGGTCGGGAAGACGGCCGGCACGCGGTACCTCATCGACCACCTCGAAGAGGACGCGGCGAAGTACGAGGACATCGACCTCACGGTGAAGATGCTGAACTGCGACGGACTCTCCAGTAGCTACCAGATAGCCACTCGACTCGTCAACGAGTTCAGGGACGAAACGAGCCAGATAAGCACGACGGGCTACCCCCGCGCGACGGTGTACGACATGCTCTGGACCGAACTCGACGCCTGTGGCGGCACTATCTACATTGTTCTCGACGAGGTCGACCACATCGAGGACGACAGTATCCTCTATCAACTCCCGCGTGCGCGGGCGAACGCCAACCTGAGTTCTGCGAAAATCGGTATCATCGGTATCTCGAACGACTTCTCGTTTCGCGACGACCTCTCCCCGAAGGTCAAGAGTTCGCTCTGTGAGGAGGAAATCCAGTTCCCCGCGTACGACGCGAAGGAACTGATACAGATTCTCCAGCAGCGCGCTGACGTGGCGTTCCACGACGGCGTCCTCGAAGACGGCGTCATCGAACTGTGTGCCGCCTACGGGGCCAAAGACGCCGGCGACGCACGGCAGTCGCTCGACCTCCTGATGAAGACGGGCGACCTGGCCCGGGACAAGGACACGGACACTATCTCGGAGTCGCTGGTCCGGGAGGCGCGCGACGTTCTGGAGCGTGGCCGCATCCAGGAGGGCATCTCCGGACTCACGCAACACGGTCATCTGGTCGTCTACGCCATGGTCACGCTCGACCAGGAGGGGAAGACGCCGGCCCGGACGCGGGACATCAGGCCCCGATACACGAACTTCGCCGAGAAGGCCGGCATCGACCCGCTCGTCCCGCGTCGGATGCGTGACCACCTCGGCGAACTGTCGATGCTGGGCATCATCTCGGCCATCGAGCGAAACGAGGGCCGCCGCGGCGGAACCTACCGCGAGTACTCCCTTGAGATGGACCCCGAGATGATTCTCGCCGCGCTCGAAAAGACCGTCGACGATGTCGGCATCCACAAGTCCGTCACCAATCTCGTCGACAACGAAGCGAAGCTCTCGGACTTCCAGTCCACGTAG